A genomic region of Streptomyces rimosus contains the following coding sequences:
- a CDS encoding ferredoxin produces the protein MHVTADRDVCVGAGMCALTAPGVFDQDDDGLVTVLTSDIGENDRDAVREAGMLCPSGALRVTE, from the coding sequence ATGCACGTGACCGCCGACCGCGACGTGTGCGTCGGTGCCGGGATGTGCGCCCTGACCGCGCCCGGCGTCTTCGACCAGGACGACGACGGGCTCGTCACCGTCCTGACCTCCGATATCGGAGAGAACGACCGGGACGCCGTGCGCGAGGCCGGCATGCTGTGCCCGTCCGGGGCCCTTCGGGTCACGGAGTAG
- a CDS encoding GNAT family N-acetyltransferase — protein sequence MTATAPRTPPPGLTVRPATPDDAAAVCALLNQIDVWEIGRADTDLTEVQAELKHPEADLENDSWLLFDGGRLIAYGLLWDDSGGERIDMDHYTLPGRLPGALYLYDLMEARAAERAAANGASRAVVHLHLNATPTMDLHALRARGWRTVRRYHVLHRPLSAATDRLPAPPPGVTLRSCRTEPDRRSAHALLQESFADHFGFQPRTYEQWLGDIDAEHADWSLIWIAHLRGLGDVAALRTHNARPSMAWISSLGVLPKARGNGLGSHLLRHAFGHYAALGRHRIGLNVDTDNSTGALALYERHGMTLDFAVDAWELIKESAAHT from the coding sequence ATGACCGCGACCGCCCCTCGCACCCCGCCGCCCGGTCTGACCGTGCGACCGGCGACGCCCGACGACGCGGCGGCGGTGTGCGCGCTGCTCAACCAGATCGACGTGTGGGAGATCGGACGTGCCGACACCGACCTGACCGAGGTGCAGGCCGAGCTGAAGCATCCCGAGGCGGACCTGGAGAACGACTCCTGGCTGCTGTTCGACGGCGGCCGGCTGATCGCGTACGGCCTGCTCTGGGACGACTCCGGTGGTGAGCGGATCGACATGGACCACTACACCCTGCCAGGCCGGCTGCCCGGCGCTCTGTACCTGTACGACCTGATGGAGGCACGGGCTGCGGAACGGGCAGCCGCCAACGGAGCCTCGCGCGCGGTGGTACACCTCCACCTCAACGCCACACCGACCATGGACCTGCACGCGCTGCGCGCACGAGGCTGGCGTACGGTGCGCCGCTACCACGTACTGCACCGCCCCCTGTCGGCCGCCACCGACCGGCTTCCCGCGCCGCCGCCCGGTGTGACGCTGCGCTCCTGCCGGACCGAGCCCGACCGCCGGAGCGCCCACGCGCTGCTCCAGGAGTCCTTCGCCGACCATTTCGGCTTCCAGCCGCGGACGTACGAACAGTGGCTGGGCGACATCGACGCCGAACACGCCGACTGGTCGCTCATATGGATCGCCCACCTGCGTGGCCTCGGCGACGTCGCGGCGCTGCGCACCCACAACGCCCGCCCCTCGATGGCCTGGATAAGTTCCCTCGGCGTACTGCCGAAAGCCCGCGGCAACGGCCTCGGCAGCCACCTCCTGCGCCACGCTTTCGGCCACTACGCGGCGCTCGGCCGCCACCGCATCGGCCTCAACGTCGACACGGACAACAGCACTGGCGCACTGGCGCTGTACGAGCGGCATGGCATGACCCTCGACTTCGCCGTGGACGCCTGGGAGCTGATCAAGGAATCGGCGGCCCATACGTAA
- a CDS encoding serine hydrolase → MREGAGPGIRALQRSPLPPLPPEAPATCAWLRWGGSTTRGWGCTPSRLIREARSPIGRTDTVTRMDRIEPAITEATPGDPRDTTSPWAFGADYRKVVLGNVLAADKRAFLRDLLECNTTGAQRIRAAVPRGWTVADKTGTGNYGTLNDIDIVWHTKSAPPLLNSLMSSKSTKDAAYDQALIADAAAYVVDTLG, encoded by the coding sequence ATGCGCGAAGGAGCAGGCCCCGGAATCCGCGCCCTCCAGCGGTCCCCCCTCCCCCCGCTTCCACCGGAAGCGCCCGCCACCTGCGCTTGGCTGCGTTGGGGCGGAAGTACGACACGTGGCTGGGGGTGTACGCCCTCGCGACTGATACGGGAGGCACGGTCACCCATCGGGCGGACGGACACGGTCACCCGGATGGATCGGATCGAGCCGGCGATCACGGAAGCCACTCCAGGGGATCCGCGCGACACGACCTCTCCTTGGGCCTTCGGTGCGGATTACCGGAAGGTCGTGCTGGGGAATGTCCTGGCCGCCGATAAGCGCGCCTTCCTCCGCGACCTCCTGGAATGCAACACCACTGGCGCGCAACGCATCCGGGCCGCCGTTCCGCGAGGATGGACCGTGGCCGACAAGACCGGCACCGGTAACTACGGGACGCTCAACGACATCGACATCGTGTGGCACACCAAGTCCGCGCCGCCGCTGCTCAACTCCCTCATGTCCAGCAAATCCACCAAGGACGCCGCTTACGACCAGGCGCTCATCGCCGATGCCGCCGCATACGTGGTGGATACGCTCGGCTAG
- a CDS encoding VOC family protein, translated as MPELFGINHLTLSTTDLDRLVAYYTELLGAVLAFERAATPSDPRIAVIDVGGDDHLMLVETATAPTADLDPLGKAGWGLRVGTHAQLCEVREQILGAGWPVGQIETLPTQWTMTARDPDGRPVDVRAHRPRTSSPSPTTG; from the coding sequence ATGCCCGAACTCTTCGGAATCAACCATCTGACTCTGTCCACGACCGACCTCGACCGGCTCGTGGCGTACTACACGGAGTTGCTCGGAGCAGTGCTCGCCTTCGAGCGCGCCGCGACCCCTTCTGACCCTCGGATCGCAGTCATCGATGTCGGCGGCGATGACCACCTGATGCTCGTCGAAACCGCTACCGCCCCCACCGCTGATCTCGATCCCCTCGGCAAGGCCGGATGGGGGCTGCGCGTGGGAACACATGCCCAACTATGTGAGGTCCGCGAACAAATCCTGGGTGCCGGGTGGCCGGTCGGACAGATCGAAACACTGCCCACGCAGTGGACGATGACAGCTCGCGATCCCGATGGACGCCCTGTGGACGTTCGAGCCCATCGCCCACGCACTTCATCGCCGTCACCAACCACTGGCTAA
- a CDS encoding lanthionine synthetase LanC family protein, with amino-acid sequence MRSDVYRDVGEAAWSWVLDHVREDEGPWLVQAVVEGGPEATSPAQDRDSLYAGIAGLAPVLAEIAQYRELGVRETALATGIVTRLSAQAGRRTEPSLYDGLAGDATALRLLAPGEEVVALRRLAALATGDGWKTTLDFEPGSDTPLTDVVMGTAGVVMTAVWAKSEFTEVIATTGGEALLRAADRTEAGLDWGMTPGAASRAPNYSHGTAGVAAALAVAGAALDREDFVEAAVAGARHVLSVGSLKDAGFVVPHTIPPSRREVEPVTYTWCHGPAGTSHLFTALAHAGVTEVAGHGVDELRHRCMTSILTSGLPERLRPGFWDNDGRCCGTAGVGDVLLDAAQDCRAPERRQTLLRAAHRMGDALVDRVIRDEAGARWRFLEHREDPPLLPPGTTWMQGAAGIAAYLLRLARYGETGPDAPVVDRPDQWWAVPAHLRTTRTGA; translated from the coding sequence GTGAGAAGCGACGTATATCGGGATGTGGGCGAGGCCGCGTGGTCGTGGGTGCTGGACCACGTGCGCGAGGACGAGGGCCCGTGGCTGGTGCAGGCCGTGGTGGAGGGCGGTCCTGAGGCCACGTCACCTGCCCAGGACCGCGACTCGCTGTACGCGGGGATCGCCGGCCTGGCCCCGGTGCTGGCCGAGATCGCGCAGTACCGGGAGCTGGGCGTACGGGAGACGGCACTGGCGACCGGCATCGTGACCAGACTGTCGGCCCAGGCCGGGCGGCGAACGGAACCCTCGCTGTACGACGGCCTCGCGGGCGACGCGACGGCGCTCAGACTGCTCGCCCCGGGCGAGGAAGTGGTGGCACTGCGGCGGCTGGCCGCCCTGGCGACCGGCGACGGATGGAAGACCACGCTCGACTTCGAGCCGGGCTCCGACACGCCCCTCACCGACGTCGTCATGGGCACCGCGGGCGTGGTGATGACGGCGGTCTGGGCGAAGAGCGAGTTCACCGAGGTGATCGCGACGACGGGAGGCGAGGCCCTGCTGCGGGCGGCGGACCGCACGGAGGCGGGCCTCGACTGGGGCATGACACCGGGGGCGGCGTCGAGGGCGCCGAACTACTCGCACGGAACCGCCGGGGTCGCGGCCGCTCTGGCGGTCGCGGGCGCCGCCCTGGACCGCGAGGACTTCGTCGAGGCAGCGGTCGCGGGCGCCCGGCACGTCCTCTCGGTGGGGTCGTTGAAGGATGCGGGCTTCGTCGTCCCGCACACGATCCCGCCGTCGCGCCGGGAGGTGGAACCGGTGACGTACACGTGGTGCCACGGCCCGGCGGGCACCTCGCACCTGTTCACCGCGCTGGCGCACGCAGGGGTCACCGAGGTGGCCGGCCACGGCGTCGACGAACTGCGGCACCGCTGTATGACCTCGATCCTCACCTCGGGTCTGCCGGAGCGCCTCCGTCCCGGCTTCTGGGACAACGACGGCCGCTGCTGCGGAACGGCGGGCGTCGGAGACGTCCTGCTGGACGCGGCCCAGGACTGCCGGGCGCCGGAGAGAAGACAGACCCTGCTGCGGGCCGCGCACAGGATGGGTGACGCGTTGGTCGACCGGGTCATCAGGGATGAGGCGGGCGCCCGTTGGCGATTTCTGGAACACCGCGAGGACCCGCCGCTGCTGCCGCCCGGCACGACGTGGATGCAGGGCGCGGCAGGCATCGCGGCCTACCTTCTGCGCCTCGCCCGATATGGCGAGACCGGCCCCGACGCCCCGGTCGTCGACCGCCCGGACCAGTGGTGGGCCGTGCCGGCACACCTGCGCACTACACGTACGGGTGCATGA
- a CDS encoding nitroreductase produces MPATTATHLPDYAEQLIRGRRATRAFRPDPVPEDTLRAVFSLAGAAPSNSNTQPWHVEVVSGAARDRLGKDLIAAHTDRRMSLDFPYRDDLYTGTYAQRRHEAGAAMYGALGIGRDDHERREAFNAESLNFYGAPHVALLFLPPNAEERMAADVGMYGQTLLLALTAYGIASCPQGLLSFYADTIRESLGIVSDRKILFGISFGFADTSAPVNNITVPRAELAETTRFHV; encoded by the coding sequence ATGCCTGCCACCACCGCCACTCACCTCCCGGACTACGCCGAGCAACTGATACGCGGTCGCCGCGCGACCCGCGCATTCCGGCCGGACCCCGTGCCGGAAGACACCCTCCGGGCCGTCTTCTCCCTGGCCGGTGCGGCTCCTTCCAACTCCAACACCCAGCCCTGGCACGTGGAAGTGGTCAGCGGGGCGGCCAGGGACCGCCTGGGCAAGGACCTGATCGCCGCGCACACGGACCGGCGCATGTCGCTGGACTTCCCTTACCGCGACGACCTCTACACCGGTACGTACGCGCAGCGGCGCCACGAGGCGGGCGCCGCGATGTACGGCGCACTGGGCATCGGCCGCGACGACCACGAGCGGCGCGAGGCGTTCAACGCCGAGAGCCTGAATTTCTACGGCGCGCCGCACGTGGCACTGCTGTTCCTGCCGCCGAACGCGGAAGAACGCATGGCCGCCGATGTCGGCATGTACGGGCAAACGCTCCTGCTGGCCCTGACCGCGTACGGTATCGCCAGTTGCCCCCAAGGGCTCCTGAGCTTCTACGCCGACACCATCCGGGAATCACTGGGCATCGTCAGCGACAGGAAGATCCTCTTCGGCATCTCCTTCGGATTCGCGGACACCTCGGCGCCCGTCAACAACATCACCGTCCCCCGGGCCGAACTGGCGGAAACGACCCGCTTTCACGTCTAG
- a CDS encoding TetR/AcrR family transcriptional regulator produces MADGQPRHSPAGQRVWETACDLFYREGIRSAGVAEIAERSGVGKPSIYRNFESKDGLALAYVKAKAVPSRVWLETARAACPDDPLGQLRHVIAEIAEQISAPGYRGCPLVNASVEFPHRDHPVRVAVDELKAEYLELLAELVSRLPVRDHRTLAYMLQMLVEGASVTTQIYEAEKSATALKEAADRLIDSYLER; encoded by the coding sequence ATGGCGGACGGGCAACCGCGGCACTCGCCGGCCGGGCAGCGTGTGTGGGAGACCGCGTGCGACCTCTTCTACCGGGAAGGCATTCGCTCGGCGGGCGTGGCCGAGATCGCGGAACGCTCGGGCGTCGGAAAGCCGAGCATCTACCGCAACTTCGAGTCCAAGGACGGCCTCGCGCTGGCCTATGTGAAAGCGAAGGCGGTCCCTTCGCGCGTATGGCTGGAAACCGCGCGCGCCGCCTGCCCGGACGACCCGCTGGGGCAGCTCCGCCACGTCATCGCCGAAATAGCGGAGCAGATCAGCGCGCCCGGCTACCGGGGCTGCCCGCTGGTGAACGCGTCCGTCGAGTTCCCCCACCGTGACCATCCGGTGCGGGTGGCCGTCGACGAACTGAAGGCCGAGTATCTGGAACTGCTGGCCGAACTCGTCTCCCGGCTTCCCGTACGCGACCACCGCACCCTGGCCTACATGCTGCAAATGCTGGTGGAGGGCGCCAGCGTCACCACCCAGATCTATGAGGCGGAGAAATCCGCGACCGCACTGAAAGAAGCGGCGGACCGCCTCATCGACTCCTACCTGGAGCGGTGA
- a CDS encoding acyltransferase family protein produces MPTTTPTTTPPSHRSGQRRRPRPTARHIAPLDGLRGLAVLGVLFFHAGHFGGGFLGVDLFFVLSGFLITGLLLKEAGDRRGSIDLAAFWERRARRLLPALTVMIVGTLLLVAVGPPYLLGFALEDGPWAALQATNWHFISEQVGYWNDADTRVFSHLWSIGVEWQFYVVWPVVVAVLVRGRATRRLVPVIAAAGAVISLAVMIALAHGPDTTRVYEGTDTRAFSLLLGALMATAPARGLLARVPGRVAGGLCAVLVCGLGTYWFLTDGPSSPFLFRGGLFLHALAAALLIALLAHAPGGLVGRLLGSRPLRWLGGISYSLYLWHWPIYLLLSEKFLGFGGWGRTAVLVPVSLAVGFLSKVLVEDPIRFKARWARGRTGMVCFAAALAAVAAACLFLPAPNQGADSVDLTQLTAASGRL; encoded by the coding sequence ATGCCGACGACCACACCCACGACCACGCCGCCCTCCCACCGCTCCGGCCAACGCCGCCGACCGCGCCCGACGGCCCGGCACATCGCACCCCTGGACGGCCTGCGCGGCCTGGCCGTCCTCGGCGTCCTGTTCTTCCACGCCGGACACTTCGGCGGCGGCTTCCTCGGCGTGGACCTGTTCTTCGTCCTGTCCGGCTTCCTGATCACCGGCCTGCTGCTCAAGGAGGCCGGTGACCGCCGGGGCAGCATCGACCTCGCCGCCTTCTGGGAACGCCGGGCACGCCGCCTGCTGCCCGCACTGACGGTGATGATCGTCGGGACGCTGCTCCTCGTCGCCGTGGGGCCGCCGTACCTGCTCGGCTTCGCCCTGGAGGACGGCCCGTGGGCCGCGCTCCAGGCGACGAACTGGCACTTCATCAGCGAGCAGGTCGGTTACTGGAACGACGCCGACACCCGCGTCTTCAGCCATCTGTGGAGCATCGGCGTCGAGTGGCAGTTCTACGTGGTCTGGCCGGTGGTGGTCGCCGTCCTCGTCCGGGGTCGGGCCACGCGCCGTCTGGTGCCGGTGATCGCCGCCGCAGGTGCCGTCATCTCCCTTGCGGTCATGATCGCGCTCGCTCACGGCCCGGACACCACGCGCGTGTACGAGGGCACCGACACCCGCGCCTTCTCGCTGCTGCTGGGCGCCCTGATGGCCACCGCCCCGGCCCGCGGCCTGCTGGCCAGGGTGCCCGGTCGGGTGGCCGGGGGCCTCTGTGCCGTCCTGGTGTGCGGCCTCGGGACGTACTGGTTCCTTACCGACGGCCCCAGTTCGCCCTTCCTCTTCCGGGGCGGCCTCTTCCTCCATGCCCTGGCCGCCGCCCTCCTCATCGCCCTTCTCGCGCACGCCCCGGGCGGCCTGGTCGGCCGTCTCCTGGGCAGCCGGCCCCTGCGATGGCTGGGCGGCATCTCCTACAGCCTCTATCTCTGGCACTGGCCGATCTATCTGCTGCTCTCCGAGAAATTCCTGGGATTCGGCGGATGGGGCCGTACGGCGGTCCTGGTTCCCGTCTCCCTCGCAGTCGGATTCCTTTCCAAGGTCCTGGTGGAGGACCCGATACGGTTCAAGGCCCGCTGGGCCCGGGGCCGTACGGGAATGGTCTGCTTCGCCGCCGCACTGGCGGCCGTTGCCGCCGCCTGTCTTTTCCTTCCCGCACCGAACCAGGGCGCGGACTCCGTGGACCTCACCCAACTCACCGCTGCTTCCGGCCGCCTGTAG
- a CDS encoding SGNH hydrolase domain-containing protein, giving the protein MHSKHIADSPSSSQQFPTPAASPRRPGRRGRPALAAGALLIAGVSLVALTGCGNSASGNGDNADSAASAPPAGKNGGKQLSKLLWMGDSIAEAEAPALEAAVKAGGAEFKSIASAGGGTVVKGEGPTAKFAEDTYKELANTAKTFHPDVIAYQVTTYDWGTAAQQTSSYEHLAKVAKDAGAELVIVSAPPFKIDDFYKSHEAAIKSAPKAAQDAAAKNAGQARFFDAAALWGTDSAAAKAQRSQDGIHTCQQGAAAFANWFGGQLSRHYSFTPAAPEKWAKGPWTGSKVYGQLKCG; this is encoded by the coding sequence ATGCACAGCAAGCACATCGCGGACAGCCCGTCGTCATCGCAGCAGTTCCCCACCCCCGCCGCTTCCCCGCGCCGCCCCGGACGGCGCGGGCGCCCCGCACTGGCCGCCGGTGCCCTCCTGATCGCGGGCGTGTCCCTCGTCGCCCTCACCGGCTGCGGCAACTCGGCGTCTGGCAACGGCGACAACGCCGACTCCGCCGCTTCCGCCCCGCCCGCCGGGAAGAACGGCGGAAAGCAGCTCTCGAAGCTGCTCTGGATGGGCGACTCGATCGCCGAGGCCGAAGCACCCGCCCTCGAAGCGGCCGTCAAGGCGGGCGGCGCGGAATTCAAGTCCATCGCTTCCGCGGGCGGCGGTACGGTCGTCAAGGGCGAAGGCCCGACCGCCAAGTTCGCCGAGGACACCTACAAGGAACTGGCCAACACGGCCAAAACCTTCCATCCGGATGTCATCGCCTACCAGGTCACCACGTACGACTGGGGCACCGCCGCCCAGCAGACCAGCTCGTACGAACACCTCGCCAAGGTCGCGAAGGACGCCGGCGCCGAACTCGTCATCGTCTCCGCGCCGCCTTTCAAGATCGACGACTTCTACAAGAGCCACGAGGCCGCCATCAAGTCCGCGCCGAAGGCGGCCCAGGACGCCGCCGCCAAGAACGCGGGCCAGGCCCGCTTCTTCGACGCCGCGGCCCTGTGGGGCACCGACAGCGCCGCGGCCAAGGCCCAGCGCAGCCAGGACGGCATCCACACCTGCCAGCAGGGCGCCGCGGCGTTCGCCAACTGGTTCGGGGGCCAGCTGAGCAGGCACTACTCCTTCACCCCGGCGGCCCCGGAGAAGTGGGCCAAGGGCCCCTGGACCGGTTCCAAGGTCTACGGCCAGCTCAAGTGCGGCTGA
- a CDS encoding ester cyclase has product MNVVETLYRRWLFDLWHGDFAVAEEILTPDFVGHWPTMDVHGPKGAADQIRQSHAYFTDIRNTLDVGPVIGDGLVAAHWTFHGSYRGGIPGATAEPGTRVSFAGQDIFRVVDGRFAEYWVVSDGLGMMTALGAI; this is encoded by the coding sequence ATGAACGTCGTCGAAACGCTCTACCGCCGCTGGCTCTTCGACCTCTGGCACGGCGATTTCGCCGTGGCCGAGGAGATCCTCACCCCCGACTTCGTGGGCCACTGGCCCACCATGGACGTGCACGGACCGAAGGGCGCGGCCGACCAGATCCGCCAGTCGCACGCGTACTTCACCGACATCCGCAACACCCTCGACGTCGGCCCGGTCATCGGCGACGGCCTGGTGGCCGCGCACTGGACCTTCCACGGCTCGTACCGCGGCGGCATCCCCGGCGCCACCGCCGAGCCCGGCACCCGCGTCTCCTTCGCCGGGCAGGACATCTTCCGCGTCGTCGACGGCCGATTCGCCGAATACTGGGTCGTCTCGGACGGGCTCGGCATGATGACGGCGCTGGGGGCGATCTGA
- a CDS encoding TetR/AcrR family transcriptional regulator, with amino-acid sequence MSDHSTAGTERSATAGRGPGRRGRPARLSRDRIIEAALGIVTGEGSAALTMRRVAEALGSSPMSIYRHVRDKDELLVLLLDRIVTDLPRPALPDEPRARLLALLTWQRDELAARPWIVDVLARGDLMAPSVLWLLEEIYAAWRACGLSLEEAATANRIVWNFLLGDLAQHAAHPEGRSPYQAGLPAEADAERYPTVAALRPYWLSPDRRGHLADDLATLVTALTATLPQRCAARPAAGG; translated from the coding sequence GTGAGCGACCACAGCACAGCGGGTACGGAACGGAGCGCGACCGCCGGGCGGGGGCCGGGACGCCGGGGACGGCCGGCCCGCCTCTCCCGTGACCGGATCATCGAAGCGGCCCTCGGCATCGTCACCGGGGAAGGCAGCGCGGCGCTGACCATGCGCCGGGTCGCCGAGGCGCTGGGCAGCTCCCCGATGAGCATCTACCGGCACGTACGGGACAAGGACGAACTCCTGGTGCTGCTTCTGGACCGCATCGTGACCGATCTGCCCCGGCCCGCCCTGCCCGACGAGCCCCGGGCCCGCCTCCTGGCGCTGCTGACCTGGCAGCGCGACGAGCTGGCGGCCCGGCCCTGGATCGTGGACGTACTGGCCCGCGGTGACCTGATGGCTCCCTCGGTCCTGTGGCTGCTGGAGGAGATCTACGCCGCCTGGCGGGCTTGCGGCCTGTCGCTGGAGGAGGCGGCCACGGCCAACCGGATCGTCTGGAACTTCCTCCTCGGCGACCTCGCCCAGCACGCCGCGCACCCCGAGGGCCGCTCTCCGTACCAGGCCGGCCTGCCCGCCGAGGCCGACGCCGAGCGGTATCCCACGGTGGCCGCGCTGCGCCCGTACTGGCTGTCCCCGGACCGCCGCGGCCACCTCGCCGACGATCTCGCCACGCTGGTGACGGCGCTGACGGCGACGCTGCCGCAGCGTTGCGCGGCGCGCCCGGCCGCCGGTGGTTGA